The following are from one region of the Salvia hispanica cultivar TCC Black 2014 chromosome 1, UniMelb_Shisp_WGS_1.0, whole genome shotgun sequence genome:
- the LOC125200849 gene encoding probable pectate lyase 5, translating into MLPQFSILLVCIFFLSLFSFTSSQNLSLPHQHPDPEAVVQHVQRSVNASFSRRHQLLSAPIPTGIAQCLTGNPIDDCWRCDPNWGSNRQRLADCAIGFGRAALGGKGGRYYVVTDSSDRDAANPVPGTLRHAVIQDEPLWIVFQSNMVIKLKHELIFNSYKTVDGRGANVHITGSGCITLQSVSNVIIHNVHIYNCVPSGNTVVRSSPSHAGWRGRSDGDGISIFSSRNIWIDHCALSHCTDGLIDAIMGSTAITISNSYFSHHDEVMLLGHNDNHLADSGMQVTIAFNHFGEKLVQRMPRCRRGYIHVVNNDFTEWQMYAIGGSASPTINSQGNRYMAPADPNAKEVTKRVDTDEDEWAGWNWRTDGDLLVNGAFFVPSGAGLSMQYAKATSVEAKSAGLIDQLTMNAGVIGGQRDNGYSISYGGGGRATGATSNGGGGPDGGGYGYGDGDNYSMIFGSGAPPTQLSRPPTTILLSLLIILILYTIINCDGSLSSLSL; encoded by the exons ATGCTTCCTCAATTCTCCATTCTCTTGGTTTgcatcttcttcctctctctcttctcattCACCTCATCCcaaaatctctctctcccccaCCAACACCCTGACCCTGAAGCTGTTGTCCAGCATGTTCAAAG GAGTGTTAATGCCTCATTTTCAAGAAGGCATCAGCTCCTCTCCGCCCCAATCCCCACCGGCATTGCCCAATGCCTCACCGGAAACCCCATCGACGACTGCTGGCGCTGCGACCCGAATTGGGGCTCCAACCGCCAGCGCCTGGCCGATTGCGCAATTGGCTTCGGCCGGGCCGCTCTGGGCGGGAAAGGAGGCCGTTACTATGTAGTAACGGACTCCTCTGACCGGGACGCGGCCAACCCTGTCCCGGGCACCCTCCGCCACGCGGTCATCCAAGACGAGCCCTTGTGGATCGTCTTCCAGTCGAACATGGTGATCAAGCTCAAGCACGAGCTCATCTTCAACAGCTACAAGACCGTGGACGGCCGCGGCGCGAACGTCCACATCACGGGCTCCGGGTGCATCACCCTTCAGTCCGTGAGCAATGTGATCATACACAACGTGCACATTTACAACTGTGTTCCCTCGGGGAACACAGTTGTAAGGTCGAGCCCCTCCCACGCAGGGTGGAGGGGGAGATCGGACGGGGACGGGATATCCATCTTCTCGTCTAGAAACATATGGATCGACCATTGCGCGTTGTCACATTGCACGGATGGGCTAATCGATGCCATCATGGGATCGACCGCAATCACCATCTCGAATAGCTACTTCTCCCACCACGACGAGGTTATGCTGCTCGGCCACAACGACAACCACTTGGCTGACTCGGGGATGCAG GTTACTATCGCGTTTAATCACTTTGGGGAGAAGCTCGTGCAGAGGATGCCGAGGTGCAGGAGGGGCTACATTCATGTCGTGAACAATGATTTCACAGAGTGGCAAATGTACGCGATCGGAGGGAGTGCTAGTCCCACCATCAACAGCCAGGGGAACCGGTATATGGCACCGGCCGATCCCAATGCTAAGGAG GTAACAAAGCGCGTGGACACGGACGAGGACGAGTGGGCCGGGTGGAACTGGAGGACGGATGGGGACCTTCTGGTGAACGGCGCGTTCTTCGTGCCATCCGGTGCGGGGCTCAGCATGCAGTATGCTAAGGCGACGAGCGTTGAGGCGAAGTCAGCCGGGCTCATCGACCAACTCACCATGAACGCCGGTGTTATTGGTGGCCAAAG GGACAATGGCTATAGCATATCATATGGGGGAGGGGGGAGGGCTACCGGCGCAACCAGTAACGGCGGTGGCGGGCCCGACGGCGGTGGCTATGGCTACGGCGATGGTGACAACTATAGTATGATATTTGGGAGCGGCGCGCCACCAACTCAATTATCCCGGCCACCCACCACTATCTTATTGtctcttttaattattttaattttgtatactATCATCAATTGTGATGGTTCACTATCATCACTCTCATTatag
- the LOC125215857 gene encoding SHUGOSHIN 2-like has protein sequence MSEKEGLPNLNLLNAAPIGCNNKVEVGAGPCPQILARRKLADISNVPQNWKSQPIPTTITKEYVEQLRKENVALAMMLAQRNKIIEQSGIELEKLRSNFIKMRDQNQQLALSHTLLLAELNSSKDRLKQLQHELGCKNGSLQARNSKLEENVIKEDEPSKEGEDHKKPRKAKKRTRSLCLGSSEESQSKDDAGNRLPVRRHSSRFEVFQPDDDSVSEMYDPKIPKCSLSDASVSNEEHVANRPSVRRQSAGFKSAPPSPIPDETVQENDSSIADMSVINEGHAVQRPSVRRQSTRLKAVTPCPVPDETVHEISVETVHETSVETSVITEGHDAIKRPSVRRQSTRLKAVTPCPIPDETVHETSVETVHETSVETIHETSVETSVITEGHAIQRPSVRKQSIRSKTKIPKQADYLSEMDCTISTNCTSLDEPVPPVTESGSTSADTPVENENDGSRSSGWGCDSQGSRKPSLGRPSRVAASKVQTYRERSLKEKMRRPV, from the exons ATGTCGGAGAAGGAGGGGCTTCCGAATCTCAACCTGCTGAATGCAGCTCCAATTGGATGTAATA ATAAAGTTGAGGTAGGAGCTGGGCCGTGCCCTCAGATTTTGGCCAGGCGAAAGCTGGCTGACATTAGCAACGTGCCACAGAATTGGAAGTCACAGCCAATACCCACGACTATTACTAAAGAGTATGTTGAACAGCTCCGGAAG GAAAACGTTGCTTTGGCGATGATGTTGGCGCAGAGAAA CAAAATAATTGAACAGAGTGGAATTGAGCTAGAAAAACTGAGGtcgaattttattaaaatgaggGATCAGAATCAACAACTAGCTCTGTCACACACCCTCTTGCTTGCG GAACTAAATTCAAGTAAAGATAGG TTGAAACAATTGCAACATGAGCTTGGATGCAAAAATGGTTCGCTTCAAGCAAGGAATTCCAAACTTGAG GAGAATGTGATTAAGGAAGACGAGCCCTCAAAAGAAGGCGAAGATCATAAAAAGCCTCGTAAGGCCAAAAAGAGAACGCGTTCACTCT GTTTGGGCTCATCTGAAGAATCGCAGTCCAAGGATGATGCTGGAAATAG ACTCCCAGTGAGGAGGCACTCCTCTAGGTTTGAGGTTTTCCAACCAGATGACGATAGTGTGTCTGAGATGTATGATCCCAAAATTCCCAAATGTTCGCTTTCTGATGCATCGGTTAGCAATGAAGAGCATGTTGCTAATAG ACCCTCAGTGAGGAGGCAATCTGCTGGGTTTAAGTCTGCCCCACCATCTCCAATTCCTGATGAAACCGTCCAGGAGAATGACTCATCTATTGCTGACATGTCGGTTATAAATGAAGGTCATGCTGTACAAAG ACCCTCTGTGAGGAGGCAATCCACTCGGTTAAAGGCCGTCACACCGTGTCCAGTTCCTGATGAAACAGTCCACGAGATTTCGGTTGAGACAGTCCATGAGACTTCTGTTGAGACTTCGGTTATAACTGAAGGCCATGATGCTATAAAGAG ACCCTCTGTGAGGAGGCAATCCACTAGGTTAAAGGCCGTCACACCGTGTCCAATTCCTGATGAAACAGTCCACGAGACTTCGGTTGAAACAGTCCACGAGACTTCGGTTGAAACAATCCATGAGACTTCTGTTGAAACTTCAGTTATAACTGAAGGCCATGCTATACAAAG GCCCTCTGTAAGGAAGCAATCCATTAGGTCTAAGaccaaaataccaaaacagGCAGATTATCTGTCTGAGATGGACTGTACCATATCTACCAACTGCACGTCTCTTGATGAACCCGTCCCACCTGTCACAGAGAGTGGCTCCACTTCTGCAGACACACCCGTTGAGAATGAAAACGACGGAAGCCGTTCTTCTGGTTGGGGCTGCGATTCACAAGGGTCTAGAAAACCATCTTTAGGCAGGCCATCACGCGTGGCTGCAAGTAAGGTTCAAACCTACAGGGAGAGATCTTTGAAAGAGAAAATGCGTAGACCGGTGTGA
- the LOC125209317 gene encoding putative ribosomal large subunit pseudouridine synthase SVR1, chloroplastic isoform X1, with the protein MAAIAAAAAAFSTLNLSRTSVFLPRCHLRRAITSSLSSATTELGAKFAAPKPKPKAHKPAPREDSEQFIPWTVNDESGDVTLKTTSSERFLRAVVNESTQRKKKKEDRGSGGKDKPGVPTAEPKYSKAARRFYNERFREPPQRLAKVLAAAGVASRRSSEELIFQGKVTVNGSVCNTPQTRVDPAKDIIYVNGGRLAKKLPPKVYFALNKPKGYICSAGEKETKSALSLFDDFMKTWTKRNPGTPKPRLFTVGRLDVNTTGLIIVTNDGEFANQISHPSSNLSKEYIATISGAVSKRQLIAISEGTVVEGVHCIPDLVELLPRQPDIPRARLRIVVHEGRNHEVRELVKNAGLQMHSLKRVRIGAFRLPTDLGLGKHQELNAASLRALGWKT; encoded by the exons ATGGCGGCGATAGCAGCGGCAGCCGCCGCTTTCTCAACGCTGAATCTCTCTAGAACCTCCGTGTTCCTCCCCCGCTGCCACCTCCGGAGAGCGATTACCTCATCTCTCTCCTCCGCCACCACCGAATTAGGCGCCAAATTCGCCGCGCCCAAACCTAAACCGAAAGCGCATAAACCCGCGCCACGTGAGGACTCCGAGCAATTCATCCCGTGGACTGTCAACGACGAGAGCGGCGACGTCACGCTCAAGACGACATCGTCGGAGCGTTTTCTCAGAGCCGTCGTCAATGAAAGCACgcagagaaagaagaagaaagaggatAGAGGTAGTGGCGGTAAGGATAAGCCTGGGGTTCCCACAGCTGAGCCGAAGTACTCTAAGGCGGCGCGGAGATTTTACAATGAGCGTTTCCGGGAGCCTCCGCAGCGGCTCGCGAAAGTGCTGGCGGCTGCCGGAG TGGCATCTAGGAGAAGTAGCGAGGAGCTGATTTTTCAAGGGAAGGTGACTGTTAACGGTTCCGTTTGCAACACACCTCAG ACCAGAGTAGATCCTGCTAAAGATATTATTTACGTTAATGGAGGCCGTCTGGCGAAGAAGCTTCCTCCTAAGGTCTATTTTGCCCTGAACAAGCCAAAAGG ATATATATGCTCAGCGGGAGAGAAAGAGACGAAGTCTGCACTCTCTCTGTTTGATGATTTTATGAAGACTTGG ACTAAAAGGAACCCTGGAACACCAAAGCCAAGACTCTTCACGGTTGGCCGCCTTGATGTTAACACAACTGGGTTAATTATAGTGACAAATGATG GTGAGTTTGCCAATCAGATTTCACATCCTTCGTCCAATTTATCCAAGGA ATACATTGCAACTATTAGTGGTGCGGTCAGTAAGCGGCAATTGATTGCCATTAGTGAGGGGACAGTTGTAGAAGGTGTCCATTGTATCCCTGATCTGGTGGAGTTGCTACCACGACAACCAGATATTCCGAGAGCTCGGCTTCGCATTGTG GTTCACGAAGGAAGAAATCACGAAGTGAGAGAACTTGTAAAAAATGCTGGACTTCAG ATGCATTCCCTGAAGCGTGTGCGTATAGGCGCTTTCAGGCTTCCAACAGATCTCGG ACTGGGCAAGCATCAAGAACTAAACGCAGCTAGTTTGAGAGCACTCGGCTGGAAGACCTAA
- the LOC125209304 gene encoding serine/threonine protein phosphatase 2A 57 kDa regulatory subunit B' beta isoform-like, which yields MKNKNKMFNKIMKRGKKASKESAEAPVPAPAAPPSAVTVNHASRTSVTPKPTAGPVVPPRPTTVEVLPNLKDTPINEKHGVFIRKVHVCCFFFDFVDTMKSAREKEIKRQTLAELIDIVQTGSCKMNEIMQDEMVKMIALNIFRCLPPAAHEITGGPGGDPEEEDMYMDPSWPHLQLVYELLLRYVVSSDTDARIAKRYLNHSFVLRLLDLFDCEDIREREYLKTILHRMYGRFMVHRPYIRSAMNNILYRFIFETERYGGVNELLEIISSIIYGFSVPMKEEHKLFLIRALIPLHKPKCVASYHQQLSYCMTLFVEKDYRLADIVIRGLLKCWPISNCGKEVLFLGELEEILEFTQSLEFKRCMVPLFKQIGRSIRSPHFQVAERALFWWNNEHIVALIAENRHVILPIIFDPLEKNIQYHWNQAINGLSSNVRRMFVEMDCELYERCQRQYEEKEIMAEKLEERRITTWKRLEEVADEAA from the exons atgaaaaacaaaaacaagatgtttaacaaaataatgaaaagggggaaaaaggCCTCCAAGGAATCGGCTGAGGCACCGGTTCCTGCACCGGCAGCTCCGCCGTCTGCGGTGACGGTCAATCACGCATCACGGACGAGTGTGACGCCGAAGCCGACGGCTGGTCCAGTCGTCCCACCGAGGCCTACAACGGTGGAGGTCTTGCCGAATTTGAAGGACACCCCGATTAATGAGAAACACGGGGTATTCATCAGGAAGGTCCACGTGTGCTGTTTCTTCTTCGATTTTGTGGATACGATGAAGTCTGCGCGGGAGAAGGAGATCAAGAGGCAGACGCTCGCGGAGCTTATTGACATTGTGCAGACGGGGTCGTGTAAAATGAATGAGATAATGCAAGATGAGATGGTAAAGATGATAGCTTTGAATATATTCCGGTGCTTGCCACCTGCAGCGCACGAGATTACTGGCGGACCAGGTGGAGATCCGGAGGAGGAAGACATGTATATGGACCCGTCCTGGCCTCATTTGCAACTAGTTTATGAGTTGCTTCTGAGATATGTGGTGTCGTCTGATACAGATGCTAGGATTGCAAAGAGATACCTCAATCACTCATTTGTGTTAAGGTTGCTTGATCTGTTTGATTGTGAGGATATACGagagagggagtatttgaagACTATTCTTCATCGGATGTACGGGAGGTTCATGGTTCATCGTCCCTATATAAGGAGTGCGATGAACAATATCTTGTACCGTTTTATATTTGAGACGGAGAGGTATGGTGGGGTTAACGAGTTATTGGAGATTATTTCGAGTATCATCTATGGGTTTTCAGTGCCAATGAAAGAAGAACATAAGTTGTTTCTTATACGAGCACTTATTCCGTTACACAAACCTAAATGTGTTGCTTCCTACCATCAGCAGTTGTCCTACTGTATGACGCTATTCGTTGAGAAAGATTACAGGTTGGCTGACATCGTTATTCGGGGGTTGCTGAAGTGTTGGCCTATCTCAAACTGTGGCAAAGAGGTTCTGTTTCTTGGGGAGTTAGAAGAGATTTTGGAGTTCACCCAATCTTTAGAGTTCAAGCGTTGTATGGTTCCTTTGTTTAAACAAATCGGACGAAGCATCAGAAGCCCGCATTTCCAG GTGGCTGAACGAGCTCTTTTTTGGTGGAACAACGAACACATAGTTGCCTTGATAGCAGAGAATCGACATGTTATTTTACCAATCATTTTCGACCCACTGGAGAAGAATATACAATATCACTGGAACCAGGCAATCAATGGCTTGAGCAGCAATGTTCGAAGGATGTTCGTGGAGATGGACTGTGAGCTATATGAACGGTGCCAGAGACAGTACGAGGAGAAGGAGATAATGGCAGAGAAGTTGGAAGAGAGACGCATCACGACTTGGAAAAGACTGGAAGAGGTAGCTGATGAGGCCGCTTAA
- the LOC125200879 gene encoding uncharacterized protein LOC125200879: MMEVNGKASHKNEKKPLENSAPASVPKRLPENNSSTSIFVNHAAIAWDESRRKWVGNAPQRSEDRSMKDPIISWTTTYEDLLLTQEPFSEPIPLPEMVDFLVDIWHDEGLFD, translated from the exons ATGATGGAAGTAAACGGTAAAGCTTCCcacaagaatgaaaagaaGCCTTTGGAGAACTCTGCTCCTGCCAGTGTACCTAAAAGGCTGCCAGAGAATAATTCGAGCACTTCTATATTTGTCAATCATG CTGCAATTGCATGGGATGAGAGCAGAAGAAAATGGGTCGGAAATGCTCCTCAGAGGTCCGAGGACAGATCCATGAAGGATCCAATTATAAG CTGGACCACAACCTACGAAGATCTGCTCTTGACTCAAGAGCCATTCTCCGAGCCAATCCCTTTACCT GAGATGGTCGACTTTTTGGTTGATATCTGGCATGACGAGGGGCTCTTTGATTAG
- the LOC125209317 gene encoding putative ribosomal large subunit pseudouridine synthase SVR1, chloroplastic isoform X2 yields the protein MAAIAAAAAAFSTLNLSRTSVFLPRCHLRRAITSSLSSATTELGAKFAAPKPKPKAHKPAPREDSEQFIPWTVNDESGDVTLKTTSSERFLRAVVNESTQRKKKKEDRGSGGKDKPGVPTAEPKYSKAARRFYNERFREPPQRLAKVLAAAGVASRRSSEELIFQGKVTVNGSVCNTPQTRVDPAKDIIYVNGGRLAKKLPPKVYFALNKPKGYICSAGEKETKSALSLFDDFMKTWTKRNPGTPKPRLFTVGRLDVNTTGLIIVTNDGEFANQISHPSSNLSKEYIATISGAVSKRQLIAISEGTVVEGVHCIPDLVELLPRQPDIPRARLRIVVHEGRNHEVRELVKNAGLQMHSLKRVRIGAFRLPTDLG from the exons ATGGCGGCGATAGCAGCGGCAGCCGCCGCTTTCTCAACGCTGAATCTCTCTAGAACCTCCGTGTTCCTCCCCCGCTGCCACCTCCGGAGAGCGATTACCTCATCTCTCTCCTCCGCCACCACCGAATTAGGCGCCAAATTCGCCGCGCCCAAACCTAAACCGAAAGCGCATAAACCCGCGCCACGTGAGGACTCCGAGCAATTCATCCCGTGGACTGTCAACGACGAGAGCGGCGACGTCACGCTCAAGACGACATCGTCGGAGCGTTTTCTCAGAGCCGTCGTCAATGAAAGCACgcagagaaagaagaagaaagaggatAGAGGTAGTGGCGGTAAGGATAAGCCTGGGGTTCCCACAGCTGAGCCGAAGTACTCTAAGGCGGCGCGGAGATTTTACAATGAGCGTTTCCGGGAGCCTCCGCAGCGGCTCGCGAAAGTGCTGGCGGCTGCCGGAG TGGCATCTAGGAGAAGTAGCGAGGAGCTGATTTTTCAAGGGAAGGTGACTGTTAACGGTTCCGTTTGCAACACACCTCAG ACCAGAGTAGATCCTGCTAAAGATATTATTTACGTTAATGGAGGCCGTCTGGCGAAGAAGCTTCCTCCTAAGGTCTATTTTGCCCTGAACAAGCCAAAAGG ATATATATGCTCAGCGGGAGAGAAAGAGACGAAGTCTGCACTCTCTCTGTTTGATGATTTTATGAAGACTTGG ACTAAAAGGAACCCTGGAACACCAAAGCCAAGACTCTTCACGGTTGGCCGCCTTGATGTTAACACAACTGGGTTAATTATAGTGACAAATGATG GTGAGTTTGCCAATCAGATTTCACATCCTTCGTCCAATTTATCCAAGGA ATACATTGCAACTATTAGTGGTGCGGTCAGTAAGCGGCAATTGATTGCCATTAGTGAGGGGACAGTTGTAGAAGGTGTCCATTGTATCCCTGATCTGGTGGAGTTGCTACCACGACAACCAGATATTCCGAGAGCTCGGCTTCGCATTGTG GTTCACGAAGGAAGAAATCACGAAGTGAGAGAACTTGTAAAAAATGCTGGACTTCAG ATGCATTCCCTGAAGCGTGTGCGTATAGGCGCTTTCAGGCTTCCAACAGATCTCGGGTAA
- the LOC125206469 gene encoding zinc finger protein ZAT5-like, with protein MEAEEEVAAPVACNDRSPVAKGKRTKRQRPHSLSPSFSVAVDIPTTAEEDAARCLILLSRSHFLHGEKSNENSKQNNLHPQFTDGGTYTCKTCDRVFSSFQALGGHRTSHTKPKNDKKSASFHDSDNDDFPSSKKKIPPSLYLHTAAGDSGGRRISSPTVHECSYCGAEFASGQALGGHMRRHRAGPTSLIPEPKRPRNGPALDLNFLAPEDESQRFKYEEVQ; from the coding sequence ATGGAGGCTGAGGAGGAAGTGGCGGCGCCGGTGGCATGTAATGACCGGTCGCCGGTTGCCAAAGGCAAGCGCACCAAGAGACAGAGACCTCATTCGCTTAGCCCCAGCTTCTCTGTCGCGGTGGACATCCCCACCACCGCGGAGGAGGACGCTGCCCGATGCCTAATCCTCCTCTCCCGCAGCCATTTCCTTCACGGCGAAAAATCTAACGAAAATTCCAAACAAAACAACCTCCACCCTCAATTCACCGACGGTGGCACATACACATGTAAGACGTGCGATCGCGTCTTCTCGTCATTCCAAGCCCTTGGAGGCCATCGGACGAGCCACACGAAGCCGAAAAACGACAAGAAATCGGCATCGTTCCACGACTCCGACAACGACGACTTTCCTTCGTCGAAGAAAAAAATCCCACCTTCTCTCTACCTGCACACCGCTGCCGGTGACAGCGGAGGGAGGCGGATTTCGTCGCCGACGGTCCACGAGTGCTCGTATTGTGGGGCGGAGTTCGCCTCCGGTCAGGCCCTCGGCGGGCACATGAGGCGGCACCGGGCCGGGCCGACAAGCCTGATACCGGAGCCGAAAAGGCCGAGGAACGGGCCGGCGCTGGACCTCAACTTTCTGGCGCCGGAAGATGAGAGCCAGCGGTTCAAATACGAGGAGGTTCAATAA
- the LOC125209328 gene encoding U11/U12 small nuclear ribonucleoprotein 31 kDa protein: protein MSRKRNQSDEEEDDTFFHRYSSAAAPPSAAASRSSRGGGNSGGLAPSKSTVYVSNIDYNLTNSDLHTIFSTFGKLAKVTVLKDRATRQSRGVAFVLFVRREDAARAAKEMDGKILNGRTLGASIAADNGRAAEFIKKKVYRDKSRCYECGEEGHLSYECPRNFLGPRERPPPPKKGRRLGGEGRGRDLEGEEEVEEEEGELEMENWASVVDGGGAAEENRLEAEEGKGGGRKERREKKKKKKKKGYFSDESDDED, encoded by the coding sequence ATGTCTCGGAAGAGAAATCAGAgcgacgaagaagaagacgacaCTTTCTTCCACCGCTACTCCTCCGCCGCGGCGCCGCCATCCGCCGCCGCATCCAGATCCTCGCGCGGCGGCGGAAACAGCGGAGGCCTAGCTCCGTCCAAATCGACGGTCTACGTGAGCAACATCGACTACAACCTCACGAATTCCGATCTCCACACGATCTTCTCCACCTTCGGCAAGCTCGCCAAGGTCACGGTGCTCAAGGACCGCGCCACTCGCCAGAGCAGGGGCGTGGCGTTCGTCCTCTTCGTCCGGCGCGAGGACGCGGCGCGCGCGGCCAAGGAGATGGACGGGAAGATCCTCAACGGCCGAACCCTAGGCGCCTCGATCGCCGCCGACAACGGCCGCGCCGCGGAGTTCATTAAGAAGAAGGTGTACAGGGACAAGAGCCGGTGCTACGAGTGCGGCGAGGAGGGGCATTTGTCGTATGAGTGCCCCCGGAATTTCCTCGGGCCGAGGGAgcggccgccgccgccgaagAAGGGGCGGCGATTGGGCGGGGAGGGGAGGGGGAGGGATTTGGAAGgggaggaggaggtggaggaggaggaagggGAGCTGGAGATGGAGAATTGGGCGTCGGTGGTGGATGGAGGAGGGGCGGCGGAGGAGAATCGGCTGGAGGCGGAGGAGGGGAAGGGAGGAGGGAGGaaggagaggagagagaagaagaagaagaagaagaagaagggttACTTTAGTGACGAGAGTGATGATGAGGATTGA